One window of the Eucalyptus grandis isolate ANBG69807.140 chromosome 6, ASM1654582v1, whole genome shotgun sequence genome contains the following:
- the LOC104450653 gene encoding uncharacterized protein LOC104450653 isoform X2, with protein MVHLPGMADTCRKGKVKFEVDDGVDQDQFAPSDKRPRLGFPLQNDLVSGDIFGIPPAVYNPLSEPSPLGLRLKKSESFVELVQMKLTEEHTSKSSTSGNKTHKGVATDKLKASNFIASVLKIGTWEYRSRYEGDLVGKCYFAKHKLVWEVLDGALKNKIEIQWSDIVAIKANYSVEGNDNLDVVLARQPLFFRETNPQPRKHTLWQPTSDFTDAQASIHRRHFLQCPQGLLGRHFEKLIQCDPRLHFLSQQPEIVLDSPYFDARISLLDKNGPNLPGLSVEASSLFAMAHVTSPTASESCLTKREQQDFVGTAPDNFLWSTSSPSSVVDSHAVEEIGKAQKLCGQIKVPGFHRSMSVSDLVSHIGHCITERRAAGDPLISDERAFLSRVNSLCSLLQKDDTTAGYVQTTKKDDDMDVQNDSTAPAHEVAITEEQCGLGAEPTNESTRPKRHDSVGELLLDLPRIASLPHILWEDSKNQRR; from the exons ATGGTTCATCTTCCCGGAATGGCGGATACGTGCCGGAAGGGGAAAGTCAAGTTCGAGGTCGACGACGGGGTCGATCAGGACCAGTTCGCCCCCTCCGACAAGCGGCCGAGGCTGGGCTTCCCTCTACAG AATGATTTAGTCAGTGGCGATATATTCGGAATCCCTCCAGCAGTGTACAATCCACTGAGTGAGCCTAGCCCGCTGGGCTTGCGGCTTAAGAAAAGTGAATCCTTCGTGGAGTTGGTCCAAATGAAGCTCACTGAAGAACACACTTCGAAATCATCCACTTCAGGCAATAAAACTCACAAAGGAGTTGCTACCGATAAGCTCAAGGCCTCCAATTTCATTGCTTCAGTTCTCAAAATTGGCACGTGGGAG TATAGGTCAAGATATGAGGGTGACTTGGTGGGAAAATGTTACTTTGCAAAGCATAAGCTCGTTTGGGAAGTTCTTGATGGTGCTCTTAAGAATAAGATCGAAATTCAGTGGTCAGACATTGTGGCCATCAAGGCAAATTATTCTGTCGAAGGAAATGATAACCTAGACGTAGTG CTGGCAAGACAGCCTCTTTTCTTTAGGGAGACAAATCCACAACCTCGGAAGCATACACTGTGGCAGCCAACATCTGACTTTACCGATGCACAAGCGAGCATACACAG GCGCCATTTTCTGCAGTGCCCGCAAGGACTACTTGGGAGACACTTTGAAAAGCTCATTCAATGCGATCCACGTCTCCATTTTCTTAGTCAACAACCGGAGATAGTGTTGGATTCTCCATATTTTGATGCCAGAATTTCTTTGCTGGACAAGAATGGACCAAACCTCCCAGGGCTAAGTGTGGAAGCATCTTCCTTGTTTGCTATGGCTCATGTCACTTCACCAACTGCAAGCGAATCATGTTTAACAAAGAGAGAACAACAGGATTTTGTTGGCACAGCTCCTGATAATTTCTTGTGGAGCACATCTTCCCCCAGCTCTG TGGTCGATAGCCATGCTGTTGAAGAAATTGGAAAGGCACAGAAACTATGCGGCCAGATAAAAGTACCTGGTTTCCACCGCTCAATGTCGGTGAGTGACTTGGTCAGTCACATTGGGCATTGCATTACAGAACGAAGGGCAGCTGGGGATCCACTCATTTCTG ATGAACGGGCTTTCTTGTCGAGGGTCAATTCGCTTTGCAGTCTTCTCCAGAAAGATGATACAACCGCAGGATATGTGCAAACCACAAAAAAAGATGACGACATGGATGTGCAAAATGACAGCACTGCTCCTGCACATGAGGTTGCGATTACTGAGGAACAATGTGGATTGGGTGCGGAGCCGACGAACGAGTCGACACGTCCAAAGAGACATGACTCTGTTGGTGAACTGCTGCTTGATCTTCCAAGAATAGCCTCTCTACCTCATATACTGTGGGAGGATTCTAAAAATCAAAGAAGGTAA
- the LOC104450653 gene encoding uncharacterized protein LOC104450653 isoform X1, translating into MVHLPGMADTCRKGKVKFEVDDGVDQDQFAPSDKRPRLGFPLQNDLVSGDIFGIPPAVYNPLSEPSPLGLRLKKSESFVELVQMKLTEEHTSKSSTSGNKTHKGVATDKLKASNFIASVLKIGTWEYRSRYEGDLVGKCYFAKHKLVWEVLDGALKNKIEIQWSDIVAIKANYSVEGNDNLDVVLARQPLFFRETNPQPRKHTLWQPTSDFTDAQASIHRRHFLQCPQGLLGRHFEKLIQCDPRLHFLSQQPEIVLDSPYFDARISLLDKNGPNLPGLSVEASSLFAMAHVTSPTASESCLTKREQQDFVGTAPDNFLWSTSSPSSVVDSHAVEEIGKAQKLCGQIKVPGFHRSMSVSDLVSHIGHCITERRAAGDPLISGEQLQSTDIMEDLTRYLFSDSQVSPSDERAFLSRVNSLCSLLQKDDTTAGYVQTTKKDDDMDVQNDSTAPAHEVAITEEQCGLGAEPTNESTRPKRHDSVGELLLDLPRIASLPHILWEDSKNQRR; encoded by the exons ATGGTTCATCTTCCCGGAATGGCGGATACGTGCCGGAAGGGGAAAGTCAAGTTCGAGGTCGACGACGGGGTCGATCAGGACCAGTTCGCCCCCTCCGACAAGCGGCCGAGGCTGGGCTTCCCTCTACAG AATGATTTAGTCAGTGGCGATATATTCGGAATCCCTCCAGCAGTGTACAATCCACTGAGTGAGCCTAGCCCGCTGGGCTTGCGGCTTAAGAAAAGTGAATCCTTCGTGGAGTTGGTCCAAATGAAGCTCACTGAAGAACACACTTCGAAATCATCCACTTCAGGCAATAAAACTCACAAAGGAGTTGCTACCGATAAGCTCAAGGCCTCCAATTTCATTGCTTCAGTTCTCAAAATTGGCACGTGGGAG TATAGGTCAAGATATGAGGGTGACTTGGTGGGAAAATGTTACTTTGCAAAGCATAAGCTCGTTTGGGAAGTTCTTGATGGTGCTCTTAAGAATAAGATCGAAATTCAGTGGTCAGACATTGTGGCCATCAAGGCAAATTATTCTGTCGAAGGAAATGATAACCTAGACGTAGTG CTGGCAAGACAGCCTCTTTTCTTTAGGGAGACAAATCCACAACCTCGGAAGCATACACTGTGGCAGCCAACATCTGACTTTACCGATGCACAAGCGAGCATACACAG GCGCCATTTTCTGCAGTGCCCGCAAGGACTACTTGGGAGACACTTTGAAAAGCTCATTCAATGCGATCCACGTCTCCATTTTCTTAGTCAACAACCGGAGATAGTGTTGGATTCTCCATATTTTGATGCCAGAATTTCTTTGCTGGACAAGAATGGACCAAACCTCCCAGGGCTAAGTGTGGAAGCATCTTCCTTGTTTGCTATGGCTCATGTCACTTCACCAACTGCAAGCGAATCATGTTTAACAAAGAGAGAACAACAGGATTTTGTTGGCACAGCTCCTGATAATTTCTTGTGGAGCACATCTTCCCCCAGCTCTG TGGTCGATAGCCATGCTGTTGAAGAAATTGGAAAGGCACAGAAACTATGCGGCCAGATAAAAGTACCTGGTTTCCACCGCTCAATGTCGGTGAGTGACTTGGTCAGTCACATTGGGCATTGCATTACAGAACGAAGGGCAGCTGGGGATCCACTCATTTCTGGTGAGCAACTACAGAGCACGGATATTATGGAGGATTTAACCAGATACTTATTTAGTGACTCGCAAGTTTCACCCTCAGATGAACGGGCTTTCTTGTCGAGGGTCAATTCGCTTTGCAGTCTTCTCCAGAAAGATGATACAACCGCAGGATATGTGCAAACCACAAAAAAAGATGACGACATGGATGTGCAAAATGACAGCACTGCTCCTGCACATGAGGTTGCGATTACTGAGGAACAATGTGGATTGGGTGCGGAGCCGACGAACGAGTCGACACGTCCAAAGAGACATGACTCTGTTGGTGAACTGCTGCTTGATCTTCCAAGAATAGCCTCTCTACCTCATATACTGTGGGAGGATTCTAAAAATCAAAGAAGGTAA
- the LOC104450655 gene encoding AP2-like ethylene-responsive transcription factor At1g16060 — MAKTSLPRQGQEEASDPKKDGGGAKSAAAKAKAKRTRKSVPRDAPQQRSSIYRGVTRHRWTGRYEAHLWDKHCWNESQNKKGRQVYLGAYDDEEAAAHAYDLAALKYWGPETVLNFTLSAYEEELKEMEGQSKEEYIGSLRRKSSGFSRGVSKYRGVARHHHNGRWEARIGRVFGNKYLYLGTYATQEEAAEAYDMAAIEYRGLNAVTNFDLSRYIKWPQPGAPDSSAAELSNSQQSPTAGGGGAAAAVAEVPAAHDPQGGGSASSALSLLLQSSKFKEMLERTSSAEDQGAGSTTSSESEAPRRSFPDDIQTYFDCHDVSGGLDDDGIFGDLNSFGSPIFHCELDLSS; from the exons ATGGCGAAAACCTCACTGCCCCGGCAGGGCCAGGAAGAAGCTTCGGACCCCAAGAAGGACGGCGGCGGGGCCAAGAGCGCGGCCGCCAAGGCGAAGGCCAAGCGCACCCGCAAGAGCGTCCCCCGGGACGCGCCGCAGCAGCGTAGCTCCATCTACCGCGGCGTCACCAG GCATCGGTGGACGGGTCGATACGAAGCTCATCTGTGGGACAAGCACTGCTGGAACGAGTCGCAGAACAAGAAAGGAAGGCAag TGTATCTAG GGGCATATGACGATGAAGAAGCCGCAGCACATGCGTATGACCTGGCTGCATTGAAGTACTGGGGACCAGAAACCGTCCTCAATTTTACT TTGTCGGCATACGAAGAAGAGCTGAAGGAAATGGAAGGCCAATCGAAGGAAGAATACATTGGATCCTTGAGAAG aaagAGCAGCGGGTTTTCCCGTGGAGTCTCGAAGTACAGAGGAGTCGCAAG GCACCATCACAATGGCAGATGGGAGGCTCGAATTGGGAGAGTGTTTGGCAACAAGTATCTGTATCTTGGGACTTATG CTACTCAAGAAGAAGCGGCCGAGGCATACGACATGGCGGCCATTGAGTACCGGGGGCTCAACGCCGTCACCAACTTTGACCTCAGCCGTTACATCAAGTGGCCCCAGCCGGGCGCCCCGGACAGCTCCGCCGCTGAACTTAGCAACTCCCAACAGAGCCCCACTGCGGGCGGTGGCGGTGCAGCCGCGGCTGTGGCAGAAGTGCCGGCAGCCCACGACCCGCAGGGGGGCGGCTCTGCCTCCTCGGCGCTGAGCCTCCTGCTGCAGTCGTCCAAGTTCAAGGAGATGCTCGAGCGGACGAGCTCGGCCGAGGACCAAGGAGCCGGGTCGACCACGTCCTCGGAGTCCGAGGCGCCCCGCCGGAGCTTCCCCGACGACATACAGACCTACTTTGACTGCCACGATGTGAGCGGCGGGCTCGACGACGATGGCATCTTCGGGGATCTGAACTCGTTCGGTTCCCCGATTTTCCACTGCGAGCTCGATCTATCTAGCTAA
- the LOC104450656 gene encoding uncharacterized protein LOC104450656, producing the protein MASALTPALTPASSWTRRLLPAAASAASARSLRRAFPAVTAMSAAATKVVPAVIVGGGRVGRALQEMGSGGDVLVRRGEPVPADFEGPILVCTRNDDLEAVLDATPSSRWRDMVFFQNGMLEPWLESKGLSDADQVLAYFAVSKLGEPPTDGKTDTNPEGLTAAYGKWASAVAGRLQAGGLSCKVLDKEAFQKQMLEKLIWISAFMLVGARHPGATVGAVEKEFRSEVESLIKELALAAAAEKGIVFDEGMEDRLCAYSRAVVHFPTAAKEFKWRNGWFYSLSEKAIAEGKPDPCPLHTAWLKEIKVI; encoded by the exons ATGGCCAGCGCCCTCACGCCCGCGCTCACTCCCGCTTCTAGCTGGACGCGTCGTCTTCTCCCCGcagccgcctccgccgcctcgGCGCGAAGCCTCCGGCGGGCGTTTCCGGCCGTCACCGCCATGTCCGCCGCCGCGACGAAGGTGGTCCCCGCCGTGATCGTCGGCGGGGGACGCGTGGGGAGGGCGCTGCAGGAGATGGGGAGCGGGGGCGACGTGCTGGTGAGGCGAGGGGAGCCCGTGCCCGCCGACTTCGAGGGCCCCATCCTGGTGTGCACCAGGAACGACGATCTCGAGGCCGTCCTCGACGCCACCCCGTCGTCTCGCTGGAGAG ATATGGTGTTTTTCCAGAATGGAATGCTGGAGCCGTGGCTTGAAAGCAAAGGTTTAAGTGATGCAGACCAAGTATTGGCGTACTTTGCAGTGTCAAAGTTGGGAGAACCGCCCACTGATGGAAAGACAGATACTAATCCTGAAGGACTGACTGCTGCATATGGGAAATGGGCTTCAGCAGTTGCTGGAAGATTACAAGCTGGAGGCCTGTCTTGCAAG GTCCTTGACAAAGAAGCATTTCAAAAGCAGATGTTAGAGAAGCTTATCTGGATTTCAGCATTCATGCTTGTTGGAGCTCGCCATCCTGGTGCAACCGTAGGTGCCGTGGAGAAGGAATTTCGCTCTGAA GTAGAGAGCCTTATTAAAGAACTTGCATTGGCTGCTGCAGCTGAAAAGGGCATAGTGTTtgatgaaggcatggaggacaGACTATGTGCTTACTCAAGAGCTGTGGTGCACTTCCCTACAGCGGCGAAGGAG TTCAAATGGCGTAATGGTTGGTTCTACTCTCTGTCTGAGAAGGCAATTGCAGAAGGGAAACCTGATCCCTGCCCCCTTCATACTGCTTGGctcaaagaaataaaagtaaTCTAG
- the LOC104450657 gene encoding uncharacterized protein LOC104450657, with protein MVLDTVLSSPHRRSPSFRKQFGREELGSWSTLAQRHRFLLTALALLGFLCTIYLYFAITLGAAAAGSCSDLTGTEKALCQAKASVSKGKLKFL; from the coding sequence ATGGTTCTTGACACCGTACTGTCATCTCCTCACCGGAGGTCGCCATCATTTAGGAAGCAATTTGGACGAGAAGAGTTGGGAAGTTGGTCGACCCTTGCACAGAGGCACCGCTTCCTTTTGACGGCTCTCGCACTTCTTGGTTTCCTTTGCACAATCTATCTCTATTTTGCCATCACCTTGGGCGCAGCAGCTGCTGGGTCGTGCTCTGACCTGACGGGAACTGAGAAGGCACTGTGTCAGGCGAAGGCTTCTGTGTCCAAGGGAAAGCTAAAGTTCCTCTAA
- the LOC104450658 gene encoding probable serine incorporator encodes MWAASCLASCCAACACDACRTVVSGISRKSARIAYCGLFALSLIVSWILREVAAPLMEKLPWINQFHKTPDREWFETDAVLRVSLGNFLFFTILAIMMIRVKNQRDPRDGIHHGGWMMKIICWCLLVIFMFFLPNEIISFYESISKFGSGFFLLIQVVLLLDFVHGWNDKWAGYDEQFWYIALFVVSLVCYVAAFAFSGVLFHFFTPSGHDCGLNTFFIVVTLIFAFLFAVVALHPAVNGSILPAAVISLYCMYLCYSGLASEPRDYECNGLHAHSKAVSTGTLTLGLVTTVLSVVYSAVRAGSSTTLLSPPSSPRAGKPLLPLDNKAEEEEEKEKSKTVTYSYSFFHIIFSLASMYSAMILTGWSTSVGESGRLVDVGWPSVWVRIVTGWATAALYIWSLAAPILFPEREF; translated from the exons atgtgGGCAGCATCTTGCCTCGCGTCCTGCTGCGCCGCATGCGCCTGCGACGCCTGCAGGACGGTGGTGTCGGGAATTAGCCGGAAATCGGCTCGGATTGCTTACTGCGGTCTCTTTGCGCTCTCTCTGATCGTCTCATGGATTCTCCGTGAAGTCGCAGCTCCTCTCATGGAGAAGCTCCCTT GGATCAATCAATTTCACAAGACACCGGACAGGGAGTGGTTTGAAACTGATGCTGTCTTGAGGGTGAGCTTGGGGAACTTTCTCTTTTTCACGATCCTTGCTATTATGATGATTAGGGTGAAAAATCAAAGGGACCCTCGTGACGGTATTCACCATGGTGGATGGATGATGAAAATCATTTGCTGGTGCCTGTTGGTAATCTTCATGTTTTTCCTTCCAAATGAGATCATCAGCTTTTACG AGTCCATTTCAAAATTTGGCTCGGGATTCTTTCTTCTCATTCAAGTTGTCCTTTTGCTGGATTTTGTTCACGGATGGAATGACAAATGGGCTGGATATGATGAGCAATTCTG GTATATTGCTTTGTTTGTGGTTTCACTTGTTTGTTACGTGGCCGCCTTCGCCTTCTCTGGAgtcctctttcattttttcacaCCATCTGGACATGATTGTGGGCTCAATACCTTCTTCATTGTCGTGACTTTGATCTTCGCGTTTCTTTTTGCTGTGGTTGCCCTGCACCCTGCA GTAAATGGAAGCATCTTGCCAGCTGCCGTTATATCTTTGTACTGCATGTACCTCTGTTACAGTGGACTTGCTAGTGAACCAAGGGACTATGAGTGCAATGGTCTTCATGCGCACTCTAAAGCTGTTTCCACTGGGACCCTTACTCTAGGTCTGGTCACTACTGTTCTTTCAGTGGTCTACTCTGCTGTCAGGGCTGGATCTTCTACAACTCTTCTCTCCCCACCTAGTTCACCTCGTGCAG GCAAGCCATTGCTGCCCCTGGACAACAAGgcagaagaggaggaagagaaagagaagtcTAAGACAGTCACATACTCATACTCTTTCTTCCatatcattttctctcttgCGAGTATGTATTCCGCTATGATTTTGACTGGGTGGTCGACATCAGTTGGAGAAAGTGGAAGGTTGGTGGATGTTGGTTGGCCATCCGTCTGGGTTCGAATTGTCACCGGCTGGGCCACTGCAGCCCTCTACATTTGGTCTCTGGCTGCTCCTATTCTGTTCCCAGAGAGGGAATTCTGA